The region TCCTCGCTGCCCATACTCGGTTCATCGATCCATTCGATGGCACCGGCACTGAACGCCGCGGTCGCGGTGTCGGCTAAGAGGTCCACGAGCGAGTCGTCGTTGACCACAGCGGGTGCGGAAAATCCAAGCTCCATTTTGACTTTGCAATTGTTTTCGATCTCGGTTGCTTGGCAGACGTCTTCGAGTGTTTCCAGTGCAATGCGTCGCGAGTGGGCGTCCAGCGATCGCAGCGAGCCGGACAGCGAAGCCGAATCGGGAATCACATTGGTGCTATGCCCGGCGTGCAGTTGCCCCACCGAAAACACGACGGTTTGGTGAGCGTTGACGGTGCGTCCGAGTCGTCGAAATGCCGATTGCACCCAGTGCGTGATCGCATCGATCGGATCGTTCGTCAGATGCGGGCGGGCTCCGTGACCGCCGTTGCCATGGATGGTGACATGCACTGCATCACAGGCCGCCGTCAACGTGCCGTGACGAAGCCCGATGCAGCCCACCGAACGTGTCGGATCGACATGCAAGGCTAAGATCGCATCAATGTCTCGTAGTGCATGATGGTGGATCATGTAACGTGCCCCCGTCGCCAGTTCTTCGGATGGCTGCAAAACGGCGCGCACCGCGATCGGCCAAGGCAGACGGTTCGCTTGATGCATCGCACTTAGGATGTGCATCGCGGCAACGACCACGGTCGCGTGGACATCATGGCCGCACGCATGCATCACCCCGTCACACGTGCTGCGGTAATCGACCGCTTTGGCATCATTGATCGGTAAGGCGTCAATGTCACCGCGAATCGCCATCCAACGATCCGGTTCGTGTTTAAAAGTCACCAAGTCGGCCGTCAAACCACGCTGGTCGACCGGAATGTGAGTCGGCAATCCAAGTTTCGTCAATGCGCACGTCAAGTATTCGGTCGTTTGATACTCGGCATCCGATAGCTCGGGGTGTTGATGCAAATAGCGACGCATCGAAATCCACTCGGGGTGCAGCGGTTCTGCGACCTTGGTTAGTTGCGGTAGCCAGGTTTGTGAGTCAGTCATAGCAGTGGGGTGAGCAATTGTGATGCCAGTTCGCGTCGTTTCGTGACCGAGGCAGTCAAGAAACCGTTCCGACGCGTTTTCTAAGGAAACAGCGAAACCACGGCGGTCATGACATGCGAATCGCCTGGATTCAATGTTGGCTGCAATGGAGCCGTATTGGCGGTTTCGATACAGGCCATCGATTGCCATTCGTGGTCGCCAAAATCAGGCATCGCAGCACTTTTGTTGATCCACGGATTCCACACGACGGTGCACAGCGAATTGGTTTTTGAGATTTGGATCGACCGTGCCAACGCCAAATCACGCAGGGTGCAGGTTTCGGTGGTGTTGAGGTAGACGCGGTCACATTCGCCATTGAACCGTATTGATTCGTCGGTGGCCGGTTTCTGTTTCATGCCATCGACCTTGTCGATGTAAGCGGCCGACTCGAGACCCTCGATGACCACTTGATGGATATCTTCGATGGCAAGGTACGTGTGCAGTGCTTCCTCGAATGACACCGCTTCGCTTGATTGATCCGACAGGGTCACGCTTAGCGACATGCCAAGCGACCGCCCGAACGTGGCTGTGTACGTCAGTTCGAAGTTGCCAATCGTGATGCCGAGCGTCAGTGCGACATCGCCGTCGTCATTGATTTCGGTGGCAAGCAGATTCCAGGTCCGGATTCGCGCATAACCGTGCCCCGGAGCGGTGGGGTCCGCTGCGTTTGCACCAAACCAAGGAAAACAAATTGGGACGCCGCCCCGGATCGCCTTGCCTTCAGCGAATTCCGATTTTTGGCTCATCCACAGCACGGGTAATTGATTGTGGGGTTGAAAGTGAGTGATGTGGGACCCATGTAAATAGATCTCGCCGTCGCAACGATCGGTGTGGACGATCGCTTTGACGAGCCCGCCATTTCCCTCGGCAAACCGAAGTCCGGGGACCAAGAATTGAGGCGCTAATTGATCAACGCTGGGCTGCATGGTGAATGCCAAACAAACGAGTTAGAAACGCCGGACTGAACGTAGCGAAACTTGTCAACGGCTGGTTGATTAATCGTACGACGGACTTCCTCGTCCGTCGAATACACCATTGACGGACTTGGAAGTCCATCATACGACCCTTGCCGCACGAAACTTCACTAAATCAACAAGCCGTTAACGGCTTGTTGATTTAATCCAAATGTCAATCGGAATGGTGAGCCGTGGCCGTAAGGCACCGGGACTTGCTTGGGACCCGGCCGCTGACGCGAGAGCGGCTCATTAAACCAACAACCCGTCGAGAGTCCCGGCTCGAAGGAAGACTTTCCAAAGCATACCTTCGGCAAGTCCTTCCGCTTTTCAGTGTACCCGCTGAATCGTCACGCCGCGTCACTTCGTTGTCGATTCCGCCGATTGGATCGGCTCGGCAATCAACCAATTGATCGTCGTATTGCTTCCACCGTGGGGCGTGCCGAGCGTCAACGTGATGCGGCCATCGTCGACTTCAATATCGGTCGTCGTCTCGTGGAAGTAGCCCGCGGCGGTGGCAACGTCCTCGGCGACCTTGATGTTCTCGATTTGCAAAAATTGTCCGGTCTGTTCGTGTTCCGCGTCTCCCAGACAAACATGCACCCGCCATTTCCCGTTGTCCACCTCGCACTCCCACACATCCTGTTTACGTGTGAAAACAAATCCGTCGCGGAGTGGTCCAAGCTTGGTGGCTCGCCATCGTGTGTGGTCACGCAAATCGTTCCGCCATCCGTAACCTGTCTTGGTCGAAAATCGATGGCCGATGTCATTGCGAAACGGATGCATCGCGGCGGATTCTGCAGCGGTAAAGTTGATGGCGATCGTCTTAGCGGGATAGCGAGCGTGCGACGAAGGAATGCCATCGGTTTCCGGAAGTCGCTGCCACGAAACCGTTCCAGCGGTAAAGGGCAATGGATCTTCGGCATCCGCGATGCCATCGTCATCCGCATCTTGAGCCCGGATGCGAATGGGATCGGGAATGGGTTGTGATTGCAAGTGGTTCCACAGCGAGATTGCAAGATCGCGGCGAGTGGCAGTCCCTTTGAAGTCGAACGATGCAGCGGAATAACCCGCATCGACCACTGCGTCGTTGACCAGTTGGGTCCACGCCTTGGTCGCCATTTGGTCTGGCTGAAACGCGGTATCGGTGGGGCCAAGGCCGAGCAGTCGACGCAGTGCAAGTTGCTGGATCGCGACAAATCCAGTGTCGTAGGGATCGGTGTCTGAAAACGGCCAAATCGCCAGTGGCGCGCCTGTGCCGGGATTCAACAGGCCATCCCAGATTTGGGCAAGTTGATCGGGGGCAAGGTACATCGAGGCCGGATCAATGTGGTTTCGCAGACTGATTGCGGCTACCGCGCCACTGGCTTGGCCGGCATGCATCGATTGATCATGCAACCGGCATGATGAGCCCACGATGCTGGTGTAGCCCAGGTTCTTTTGGGCCCCCAATAGTCCATTGATCTTCTCAGGGACAAGTGCGCGCAGTGGAAAGACCGCACGTCCTGTTCCGCCGAGACCAAAGCGGCGTTTACCTCGGAACGTGGCTTCCCATGGGCCTGCGTTCCCCTCGTCGCTGACCCATCTTCGCTGAGTCGGGTGGAAATCCTTTTCGAATTGCCACGAGAATACCGCATCGGGGAACATGGTCGTCGCATAGTTTGCATAGCCGCCAAAACCATCCACCTCCTGTTCTCGAATGATGTGTCGAGCAACCAGTCGCAGGCTCTCGCGAACATACGGTTTTGGCGGCAAACGATCGGGTGTACCGAATTCGTCACTTAACGCCATGCGGCGGAATTTGGGAAAGCTCTGTTGCAGATGGTAGTAGTAACGAAGCGTATGACGTTTTGCATCCTCAAAGACAATCTCTCGCTGTGCCGGTGTCATGGCAACGATCGTTTTTGTTGAAGCGCCGGCTTCGCTTTGTTCCAACGCGGTCACCACTTCGGCCGGCAGCGAGTCGAGCGGATAGTCAATCTGTGGTGAATTGATCAGCAACACATCCGCGTGATCAATCTCCGCGAAACCTTTACCGTCCACCAATCTCCGCGTCGTGTAGGCGAAATGTTCGTCGATCCATCCCCAGGTCCCCGTAAAGTAACGAGGGTCGTACGTTGACGGCTGCGGGAACAGCGACGGCTGATCCTGTTCGACCAAGATCATGCAATAGGTGATCGGAGCCAGATCGGTGGCCGGTTGATTCGTTTGCGGAGCTCTGGGTTCGCCGAATTCCGATTTTGCATCGATGCCGGTATCCCAGCGTGCACCGGACGCCTGGATCACGTCGCCCCAATCGCTGGCGTCGATCGTCATCCGAGCGTGAACGGTTAATGAGTTTGTTTGTGGTGCGGTGTCGGTGCTCACAAATTCGGCGCCGCGAACCGTGTCATGGTCCTTCAAAACGCGAGCAAGCCGATAGTGCGAGAATCGCTGGATTTGGCCTGACTGCTCATACGGAGCAAGCAGATCGCGAAACACCGACTCCGACACCACCGGTCGCGCCGTCGTGATAACACGCGTATTTCCAGGACGGCGGATGCCGCCATAGAGCTGGGCGTTTTTGGTTTCGATCGCGTCGATCACTTCTCGGAATAAGCCCGAGCGAGGAATGGGCACGGTGCCGTTGTACTTGTGGGCCCGGTTCTCATCGATCGCACCAAGTCCCTCGGCACTGAATTGGCCCCCGAGCCATTCGATATCGTTGACCAGAACAATCTTTTGCACGCCCATCCGAGCCGCTTGGACCGCCGCGGCACAACCCGACTCGGTGCCGCCAACGATTAGCAAGTCTGCATTGACCACGTTCGGCTCGACCACATCCGGCTCGACCGCATCGGTGGGATCCATCCCAAGCATCGCCGCGATCAAAAACAGGAAAACCGTTCGCG is a window of Novipirellula caenicola DNA encoding:
- a CDS encoding amidohydrolase, with translation MTDSQTWLPQLTKVAEPLHPEWISMRRYLHQHPELSDAEYQTTEYLTCALTKLGLPTHIPVDQRGLTADLVTFKHEPDRWMAIRGDIDALPINDAKAVDYRSTCDGVMHACGHDVHATVVVAAMHILSAMHQANRLPWPIAVRAVLQPSEELATGARYMIHHHALRDIDAILALHVDPTRSVGCIGLRHGTLTAACDAVHVTIHGNGGHGARPHLTNDPIDAITHWVQSAFRRLGRTVNAHQTVVFSVGQLHAGHSTNVIPDSASLSGSLRSLDAHSRRIALETLEDVCQATEIENNCKVKMELGFSAPAVVNDDSLVDLLADTATAAFSAGAIEWIDEPSMGSEDFSYYLKQIPGAMFRLGVAGDQVGHAPLHTPAFDIDERAIMVGAKLFAASVIAYFDPNRSPVPNANV
- a CDS encoding D-hexose-6-phosphate mutarotase — translated: MQPSVDQLAPQFLVPGLRFAEGNGGLVKAIVHTDRCDGEIYLHGSHITHFQPHNQLPVLWMSQKSEFAEGKAIRGGVPICFPWFGANAADPTAPGHGYARIRTWNLLATEINDDGDVALTLGITIGNFELTYTATFGRSLGMSLSVTLSDQSSEAVSFEEALHTYLAIEDIHQVVIEGLESAAYIDKVDGMKQKPATDESIRFNGECDRVYLNTTETCTLRDLALARSIQISKTNSLCTVVWNPWINKSAAMPDFGDHEWQSMACIETANTAPLQPTLNPGDSHVMTAVVSLFP
- a CDS encoding FAD-dependent oxidoreductase — translated: MRGLPRTSSVSRTVFLFLIAAMLGMDPTDAVEPDVVEPNVVNADLLIVGGTESGCAAAVQAARMGVQKIVLVNDIEWLGGQFSAEGLGAIDENRAHKYNGTVPIPRSGLFREVIDAIETKNAQLYGGIRRPGNTRVITTARPVVSESVFRDLLAPYEQSGQIQRFSHYRLARVLKDHDTVRGAEFVSTDTAPQTNSLTVHARMTIDASDWGDVIQASGARWDTGIDAKSEFGEPRAPQTNQPATDLAPITYCMILVEQDQPSLFPQPSTYDPRYFTGTWGWIDEHFAYTTRRLVDGKGFAEIDHADVLLINSPQIDYPLDSLPAEVVTALEQSEAGASTKTIVAMTPAQREIVFEDAKRHTLRYYYHLQQSFPKFRRMALSDEFGTPDRLPPKPYVRESLRLVARHIIREQEVDGFGGYANYATTMFPDAVFSWQFEKDFHPTQRRWVSDEGNAGPWEATFRGKRRFGLGGTGRAVFPLRALVPEKINGLLGAQKNLGYTSIVGSSCRLHDQSMHAGQASGAVAAISLRNHIDPASMYLAPDQLAQIWDGLLNPGTGAPLAIWPFSDTDPYDTGFVAIQQLALRRLLGLGPTDTAFQPDQMATKAWTQLVNDAVVDAGYSAASFDFKGTATRRDLAISLWNHLQSQPIPDPIRIRAQDADDDGIADAEDPLPFTAGTVSWQRLPETDGIPSSHARYPAKTIAINFTAAESAAMHPFRNDIGHRFSTKTGYGWRNDLRDHTRWRATKLGPLRDGFVFTRKQDVWECEVDNGKWRVHVCLGDAEHEQTGQFLQIENIKVAEDVATAAGYFHETTTDIEVDDGRITLTLGTPHGGSNTTINWLIAEPIQSAESTTK